One stretch of Oncorhynchus clarkii lewisi isolate Uvic-CL-2024 chromosome 3, UVic_Ocla_1.0, whole genome shotgun sequence DNA includes these proteins:
- the LOC139405792 gene encoding hyaluronan synthase 1-like, whose product MELKPLLRQVGSIVRAILTFLFALVVLGVMVWAYVQGFQLATSPYGIISFGFYGLLLGLHVLVQSLFAFVEHRRMRARSKACTFTKTIGFTISAYQEDPEYLRECLNSIRALKYPPELLRVIMVVDGNSEDDIYMLEMFREVFADQDPGCYVWRNNYHTWDPTQTQKAGILEMIGPAGDASYGLGEDPQRREVEDLINSRRCVCIMQKWGGKREVMYTAFKALGQSVDYIQVCDSDTKLDPLATVELCKVLESNQKYGAVGGDVMILNLKESYISFMSSLRYWMAFNIERSCQSFFNCVSCISGPLGLYRNDLLQQFLESWYNQKFLGTHCTFGDDRHLTNRMLSMGYATKYTARSKCYTETPGQFLRWLNQQTRWTKSYFREWLYNAMWWHKHHLWMTYESIVSGVFPFFVTATIIQLFWTGTLWDILWVLCCIQLIGLIKAAYACILRRDLVMVFMSLYSALYMTSLLPAKYFAIITMNKSSWGTSGRRKMVGNYIPLLPLSVWAAILLGGSCYTIYKESQKGWFTPAKVLETRFLIYGCVAYVCYWFLMIFLYWVWFRRLCRKRSQSYDVSV is encoded by the exons ATGGAACTGAAACCGTTACTAAGGCAGGTGGGCTCGATAGTCCGTGCCATCCTGACATTCCTCTTTGCCCTGGTGGTGCTGGGGGTGATGGTGTGGGCCTATGTCCAGGGCTTCCAGCTGGCCACCTCCCCATATGGCATCATCTCCTTCGGCTTCTACGGCCTCCTGCTGGGGCTCCATGTCCTGGTCCAGAGCCTGTTTGCCTTCGTGGAGCACCGCCGCATGAGGGCCCGGAGCAAGGCCTGCACCTTCACCAAGACCATTGGCTTCACTATCTCAGCCTACCAGGAGGACCCAGAGTACCTGCGCGAGTGCCTCAACTCCATTCGGGCCCTCAAGTACCCTCCAGAGCTGCTGCGGGTCATCATGGTGGTGGATGGGAACTCAGAGGACGACATCTACATGTTGGAGATGTTTAGGGAGGTGTTTGCAGACCAGGACCCTGGCTGTTATGTGTGGAGGAATAACTACCACACATGGGACCCCACCCAGACCCAGAAGGCGGGCATCCTCGAGATGATAGGCCCCGCTGGGGACGCTAGTTATGGGCTGGGAGAGGACCCccagaggagggaggtggaggatcTGATCAACAGCAGGAGGTGTGTGTGCATCATGCAGAAGTGGGGTGGAAAGAGGGAGGTGATGTACACAGCGTTCAAGGCACTGGGACAGTCGGTGGACTACATACAG gtgtgTGACTCTGACACCAAGCTAGACCCCCTGGCTACGGTGGAGCTGTGTAAGGTTCTTGAGAGCAACCAGAAGTATGGGGCGGTGGGAGGAGACGTGATGATCCTCAACCTCAAGGAGTCCTACATCAGCTTCATGAGCAGCCTGCGCTACTGGATGGCGTTCAACATCGAGAGGTCCTGCCAGTCCTTCTTCAACTGTGTCTCCTGCATCAGCGGCCCCCTGG GTCTGTACAGGAATGACCTCCTCCAGCAGTTCTTAGAGTCCTGGTACAACCAGAAGTTTCTGGGGACTCACTGTACATTTGGCGATGACAGACATCTCACTAACCGCATGCTCAGCATGGGCTATGCCACCAA ATACACGGCCCGCTCCAAGTGTTACACGGAGACGCCAGGCCAGTTCCTCCGGTGGCTCAACCAGCAGACGCGCTGGACCAAGTCTTACTTCCGCGAGTGGCTCTACAACGCCATGTGGTGGCACAAGCACCACCTGTGGATGACCTACGAGTCCATCGTCTCTGGTGTCTTCCCCTTCTTCGTCACGGCCACCATCATCCAGCTGTTCTGGACAGGCACCCTGTGGGACATCCTCTGGGTCCTCTGCTGCATCCAGCTCATCGGCCTGATCAAGGCAGCCTATGCCTGCATCCTGCGCCGTGACCTGGTCATGGTGTTCATGTCTCTCTACTCTGCCCTCTACATGACCAGCCTGCTGCCCGCCAAGTACTTTGCCATCATCACCATGAACAAGAGCAGCTGGGGCACGTCGGGCCGCCGCAAGATGGTTGGGAACTACATCCCCCTGCTGCCTCTGTCGGTGTGGGCGGCCATCTTGCTGGGCGGGTCCTGCTACACCATCTACAAGGAGAGCCAGAAGGGCTGGTTCACGCCGGCTAAGGTCCTAGAGACCAGGTTTCTGATCTACGGCTGTGTGGCGTACGTCTGCTACTGGTTCCTCATGATCTTCCTCTACTGGGTGTGGTTCCGCAGGCTGTGTAGGAAACGCTCCCAAAGTTATGACGTAAGCGTATAG
- the LOC139405793 gene encoding sperm acrosome membrane-associated protein 6 — protein sequence MWKWGLWVLYASTLFKPSSSCYQCFVEVEDSIRLCWGHVLTEYNIRNVDSCFKKLENIFNNNQKVIEAGRVGKGYDQKLKEILNAEIMPMAEEFDKKMNDDTVYDERLLTAADNFIAAAFKLPRASGCFPPCGFQTTGYVYNCITCQYDSCEFPLDCPTKNITVMENNRTQMRCDVPFPLPYEMKVVWRFAEEIRTQQVDQFEEVTVGIDRLYSIPSAGLRHQGTYQCEIYSDQRSLVRLYYHLIVIPQVVVGHSELQEIFDLSLLPGGQLVPVPGGWSLALLRLPPPSLLTACLTSLLLLLFLSLGILHWWSIKKEKSDVEQAEDNPDSRCPVREIYLLQ from the exons ATGTGGAAGTGGGGGTTGTGGGTTCTGTATGCCAGCACGTTGTTCAAACCCTCTTCTAGCTGCTATCAGTGCTTTGTGGAGGTTGAAGACAGCATACGTCTGTGTTGGGGACACGTCCTCACCGAATACAACATTCGAAATGTAGACTCGTGCTTTAAAAAACTAGAGAATATATTCAATAACAACCAGAAAGTGATTGAGGCAGGACGAGTTG GGAAAGGTTATGATCAGAAGCTGAAGGAGATCCTAAATGCTGAGATCATGCCCATGGCGGAGGAATTTGACAAGAAGATGAATGATG aCACAGTGTATGACGAGAGGTTACTGACAGCTGCAGACAATTTCATTGCGGCTGCCTTCAAACTGCCTAGAG CTTCTGGATGTTTCCCTCCATGTG GTTTTCAGACTACTGGTTATGTCTACAACTGCATCACCTGTCAGTATGACTCCTGTGAGTTCCCACTTGACTGTCCAA caAAGAACATCACAGTTATGGAGAACAACCGGACACAGATGAGGTGTGACGTCCCCTTTCCCCTGCCTTATGAAATGAAAGTGGTCTGGAGGTTTGCAGAGGAG ATCAGGACCCAGCAGGTGGATCAGTTTGAGGAGGTGACAGTAGGGATAGACCGGCTCTACTCTATCCCCTCAGCTGGTCTGCGACACCAGGGTACATACCAGTGTGAGATCTACTCTGACCAGCGCTCCTTAGTCAGACTTTACTACCACCTCATAG TCATCCCCCAGGTGGTTGTGGGCCACAGTGAGCTGCAGGAGATATTTGATCTGTCACTGCTTCCAGGGGGCCAACTTGTCCCTGTGCCTGGTGGATGGTCCCTTGCCCTCCtccgtctcccccctccctctctcctcacggCCTGTCTGacttctctgctgctgctgctcttcctctccctggG GATTCTGCACTGGTGGTCGATAAAGAAAGAGAAGAGTGATGTGGAGCAAGCTGAAGACAATCCAGATTCAAGATGCCCAGTGCGGGAGATTTATCTACTGCAATAA